From Brucella pseudogrignonensis, a single genomic window includes:
- a CDS encoding 2-oxoglutarate dehydrogenase E1 component — translation MARQEQANDVFALTSFLYGGNADYIEELYAKYEDDPNSVDAEWRDFFAQLKDDADDVRKNAQGASWTRKNWPIQANGELISALDGNWAEVEKHVTDKLKGKAAKGDAKASAPALTSEEIAQAARDSVRAIMMIRAFRMRGHLHANLDPLGLAEKPNDFSELDPATYGFTPADYDRKIFIDNVLGLEYATVPQMLEILKRTYCGNIGVEFMHISDPVEKAWIQERIEGPDKGYAFTAEGKKAILSKLIEAEGFEQFIDVKYKGTKRFGLDGGESLIPALEQIVKRGGQMGLKEVVLGMAHRGRLNVLSQVMGKPHRAIFHEFKGGSYAPDDVEGSGDVKYHLGASSDREFDGNKVHLSLTANPSHLEIVNPVVMGKARAKQDLLVGRTRDDMVPLTERAKVLPLLLHGDAAFAGQGVVAECLGLSGLKGHRVGGTLHFIINNQIGFTTNPAFSRSSPYPSDVAKMIEAPIFHVNGDDPEAVVFAAKVAMEFRMIFHKPVVVDMFCYRRFGHNEGDEPSFTQPLMYKEIRAHKTTVQLYSDKLIAEGLLAQADIDKMKADWREKLEQEFEAGQSYKPNKADWFDGAWSGLRTADNADEQRRGKTGVPIKTLKEIGKKLVEVPKDFNVHRTIQRFLDNRAKMIETGEGIDWATAESLAFGSLVSEGSPIRLSGQDVERGTFSQRHTVLYDQETQNRYIPLNNIQKGQAIYEAINSMLSEEAVLGYEYGYSLSDPRALVLWEAQFGDFANGAQVVFDQFISSGERKWLRMSGLVCLLPHGYEGQGPEHSSARLERYLQLCAEDNMQVANVTTPANYFHILRRQMKRDFRKPLIMMTPKSLLRHKRAVSSLNELSGDSSFHRLLWDDAQYNKGDEGIKLQKDAKIRRVVLCSGKVYYDLYEEREKRGIDDVYLLRVEQLYPFPAKALINELSRFRQAEIVWCQEEPKNMGAWSFIDPYLEWVLAHIDAKHQRVRYTGRPAAASPATGLMSKHLAQLEAFLEDALGN, via the coding sequence ATGGCAAGGCAAGAACAAGCCAACGACGTTTTCGCCCTTACCTCGTTCCTCTATGGCGGCAATGCCGACTATATTGAGGAGCTCTATGCCAAGTACGAGGATGATCCTAACTCGGTCGATGCCGAGTGGCGCGATTTCTTCGCACAGCTGAAGGACGATGCCGACGATGTGCGTAAAAACGCACAGGGCGCAAGCTGGACCCGCAAGAACTGGCCAATTCAGGCCAATGGCGAGCTGATTTCGGCACTCGACGGCAACTGGGCTGAAGTTGAAAAGCATGTCACCGACAAGCTCAAGGGCAAGGCTGCAAAGGGCGATGCAAAAGCGTCTGCTCCGGCATTGACATCCGAAGAGATTGCACAGGCTGCACGCGATAGCGTTCGCGCCATCATGATGATCCGCGCATTCCGTATGCGTGGCCATTTGCATGCCAATCTTGATCCGCTCGGTCTTGCTGAAAAGCCGAATGATTTCAGCGAACTTGATCCGGCAACCTATGGCTTCACGCCTGCCGATTACGATCGCAAGATCTTCATCGATAATGTTCTTGGTCTAGAATACGCGACCGTTCCGCAGATGCTTGAAATTCTCAAGCGCACCTATTGCGGCAATATCGGCGTTGAATTCATGCATATTTCCGATCCGGTCGAAAAGGCCTGGATTCAGGAACGCATCGAAGGCCCGGATAAAGGCTATGCTTTCACCGCTGAAGGCAAGAAGGCCATTCTGTCGAAGCTGATTGAAGCCGAAGGCTTTGAACAGTTCATTGACGTCAAGTACAAGGGCACCAAGCGTTTTGGTCTTGATGGCGGTGAATCGCTGATCCCGGCATTGGAACAGATCGTCAAGCGCGGCGGTCAGATGGGCCTCAAGGAAGTCGTGCTCGGCATGGCGCACCGTGGTCGTCTGAACGTGTTGTCCCAGGTTATGGGCAAGCCGCACCGCGCAATTTTCCACGAATTCAAGGGCGGCTCCTATGCGCCTGACGATGTGGAAGGTTCGGGCGACGTGAAGTACCATCTTGGTGCGTCGTCGGACCGCGAGTTCGATGGCAACAAGGTTCACCTTTCGCTGACTGCCAACCCGTCGCACCTTGAAATCGTCAACCCGGTTGTCATGGGCAAGGCACGCGCCAAGCAGGATCTGCTCGTTGGCCGTACCCGCGACGATATGGTGCCACTGACTGAACGCGCAAAGGTTCTGCCGCTGCTGCTGCACGGCGATGCTGCTTTCGCAGGTCAGGGTGTTGTTGCCGAGTGTCTCGGTCTTTCGGGTCTGAAGGGTCACCGCGTTGGCGGTACACTGCACTTCATCATCAACAACCAGATCGGTTTCACCACCAATCCGGCCTTCTCGCGTTCGTCGCCTTATCCATCGGACGTGGCGAAGATGATTGAAGCGCCGATCTTCCACGTCAATGGTGACGATCCAGAAGCGGTTGTCTTCGCAGCGAAAGTTGCGATGGAATTCCGCATGATCTTCCACAAGCCTGTTGTTGTGGACATGTTCTGCTATCGCCGCTTTGGTCACAATGAAGGTGACGAACCTTCATTCACTCAGCCATTGATGTATAAGGAAATCCGTGCGCACAAGACAACTGTTCAGCTTTACAGCGACAAGCTGATTGCTGAAGGTTTGCTGGCACAGGCTGACATCGACAAGATGAAGGCTGACTGGCGCGAAAAGCTTGAGCAGGAATTTGAAGCGGGTCAGAGCTATAAGCCAAACAAGGCTGACTGGTTTGACGGTGCGTGGAGTGGCCTGCGTACGGCAGACAATGCCGACGAACAGCGCCGCGGCAAGACCGGCGTTCCGATCAAGACACTCAAGGAAATCGGCAAGAAGCTTGTTGAAGTGCCAAAGGACTTCAATGTCCATCGCACGATCCAGCGCTTCCTCGATAATCGCGCCAAGATGATCGAAACGGGTGAAGGCATCGATTGGGCAACTGCTGAATCGCTGGCATTTGGTTCCCTGGTTTCCGAAGGCAGCCCAATCCGCCTGTCCGGTCAGGACGTGGAACGCGGCACCTTCTCGCAGCGCCACACGGTTCTCTATGATCAGGAAACCCAGAACCGCTATATCCCGCTGAACAACATTCAGAAGGGGCAGGCGATCTACGAAGCCATCAACTCGATGCTTTCGGAAGAAGCTGTGCTCGGCTACGAATATGGTTATTCGCTGTCCGATCCACGTGCTCTGGTTCTCTGGGAAGCCCAGTTCGGTGATTTCGCCAACGGTGCGCAGGTCGTGTTCGATCAGTTCATCTCGTCGGGTGAACGCAAATGGCTGCGTATGTCGGGTCTCGTCTGCCTTCTGCCACATGGCTATGAAGGTCAGGGTCCTGAGCATTCGTCGGCGCGTCTTGAGCGTTATCTCCAGCTTTGTGCGGAAGATAACATGCAGGTTGCCAACGTTACCACGCCGGCTAACTACTTCCACATTCTGCGCCGTCAGATGAAGCGTGACTTCCGTAAGCCGCTGATCATGATGACGCCAAAGTCGCTGCTGCGCCACAAGCGTGCTGTGTCGAGCCTCAACGAACTGTCGGGCGATTCCTCGTTCCACCGTCTGCTTTGGGATGATGCGCAGTACAACAAGGGCGATGAAGGCATTAAGCTTCAAAAGGATGCCAAGATCCGCCGCGTCGTTCTGTGCTCGGGTAAGGTCTATTACGATCTTTACGAAGAGCGCGAAAAGCGTGGCATCGATGATGTCTATCTGCTGCGTGTCGAACAGCTTTACCCGTTCCCGGCAAAGGCGCTCATCAATGAGCTGTCTCGCTTCCGTCAGGCAGAAATCGTCTGGTGTCAGGAAGAGCCGAAGAACATGGGTGCGTGGTCGTTCATCGATCCGTATCTGGAATGGGTTCTTGCACATATCGACGCAAAGCATCAGCGCGTTCGCTACACCGGTCGTCCGGCAGCGGCGTCGCCTGCAACGGGTCTGATGTCGAAGCACCTTGCGCAGCTTGAAGCTTTCCTCGAGGATGCGCTCGGAAACTAA
- the sucD gene encoding succinate--CoA ligase subunit alpha yields the protein MSILVNKDTKVLVQGLTGKTGTFHTEQALAYYGTQMVGGIHPKKGGETWEGSKGEKLPIFATVAEAKERTGADASVIYVPPAGAADAIIEAIEAEVGFIVCITEGIPVMDMVRVKERLERSKSRLLGPNCPGILTPEECKIGIMPGNIFKKGSVGVVSRSGTLTYEAVFQTSNEGLGQTTAVGIGGDPVKGTEFIDVLEMFLADDETKSIVMIGEIGGSAEEEAAQFLKDEAKRGRKKPMVGFIAGRTAPAGRTMGHAGAVISGGKGGAEDKIAAMESAGIRVSPSPAQLGKTLVEVLKG from the coding sequence ATGTCCATTCTCGTTAACAAGGACACCAAGGTTCTCGTACAGGGCCTGACCGGCAAGACCGGTACTTTCCACACCGAACAGGCGCTTGCTTATTACGGCACGCAGATGGTCGGCGGTATCCACCCGAAAAAGGGTGGCGAAACCTGGGAAGGTTCGAAAGGCGAAAAGCTTCCGATCTTCGCAACTGTTGCAGAAGCTAAGGAACGCACAGGTGCAGACGCATCGGTGATCTATGTTCCGCCAGCAGGTGCAGCCGATGCCATCATCGAAGCCATTGAGGCTGAAGTCGGCTTCATCGTCTGCATCACCGAAGGCATTCCGGTCATGGACATGGTTCGCGTCAAGGAGCGTCTGGAACGCTCGAAGTCGCGCCTGCTTGGACCAAACTGCCCAGGCATCCTGACCCCTGAAGAATGCAAGATCGGCATTATGCCGGGCAATATCTTCAAGAAGGGTTCGGTGGGTGTTGTTTCGCGCTCCGGTACGCTTACCTATGAAGCAGTGTTCCAGACTTCGAACGAAGGCCTCGGCCAGACCACTGCTGTTGGTATCGGCGGTGATCCGGTCAAGGGCACCGAGTTCATCGACGTGTTGGAAATGTTCCTCGCCGACGACGAAACCAAGTCGATCGTCATGATCGGTGAAATCGGTGGCTCCGCTGAAGAAGAAGCAGCGCAGTTCCTGAAGGACGAAGCAAAGCGCGGTCGCAAGAAGCCAATGGTTGGCTTTATCGCTGGCCGTACGGCTCCTGCCGGACGCACCATGGGCCATGCTGGCGCCGTGATCTCGGGCGGCAAGGGCGGCGCAGAAGACAAGATTGCAGCCATGGAATCGGCTGGCATTCGCGTGTCTCCTTCGCCAGCACAGCTCGGCAAGACGCTGGTTGAAGTCCTCAAGGGCTGA
- the sucC gene encoding ADP-forming succinate--CoA ligase subunit beta → MNIHEYQAKRLLHTFGAPIANGVAVYSVEQAEEWAKTLPGPLYVVKSQIHAGGRGKGKFKELGPDAKGGVRLAKSIEEVVSHAKEMLGNTLVTKQTGEAGKQVNRLYIEDGADIARELYLSVLIDRTVGRPAFVVSTEGGMDIEAVAEETPEKIITVAIDPAKGVTDEDANKLADALELKDAAREDGLKLFPILYKAFTEKDMSLLEINPLIVMTDGRVRVLDAKVSFDGNALFRHPDIQELRDLSEEDEKEIEASKHDLAYVALDGNIGCMVNGAGLAMATMDIIKLYGAEPANFLDVGGGASKEKVTAAFKIITADPAVQGILVNIFGGIMKCDVIAEGVIAAVKEVGLKVPLVVRLEGTNVELGKKIINESGLNVISADDLDDAAQKIVAAVKGN, encoded by the coding sequence ATGAATATTCACGAATATCAGGCCAAGCGCCTGCTCCATACCTTCGGCGCACCGATCGCCAATGGTGTGGCTGTTTATTCCGTCGAACAGGCGGAAGAATGGGCAAAGACGCTTCCAGGCCCGCTTTATGTCGTCAAGAGCCAGATCCATGCTGGTGGACGCGGCAAGGGCAAGTTCAAAGAACTCGGTCCTGATGCAAAGGGCGGCGTTCGTCTTGCAAAGTCGATCGAAGAAGTTGTTTCCCATGCCAAGGAAATGCTCGGCAACACGCTCGTGACCAAGCAGACAGGCGAAGCTGGCAAGCAGGTCAACCGTCTTTACATCGAAGATGGTGCAGACATTGCGCGTGAGCTTTATCTCTCGGTCCTCATCGACCGCACGGTTGGTCGTCCTGCTTTCGTCGTTTCGACCGAAGGCGGTATGGACATTGAAGCTGTTGCTGAAGAAACGCCAGAAAAGATCATCACCGTTGCTATCGATCCTGCCAAGGGCGTGACCGATGAAGACGCCAACAAGCTCGCTGATGCGTTAGAGCTTAAGGATGCAGCGCGTGAAGACGGCCTCAAGCTGTTCCCGATCCTCTACAAGGCATTCACCGAGAAGGATATGAGCCTTCTGGAAATCAACCCACTGATCGTCATGACCGATGGCCGTGTGCGTGTTCTCGATGCCAAGGTATCGTTCGACGGCAATGCATTGTTCCGTCATCCTGACATTCAGGAATTGCGCGATTTGTCGGAAGAAGACGAAAAGGAAATCGAAGCTTCCAAGCACGATCTCGCTTACGTCGCTCTTGATGGCAACATCGGCTGCATGGTCAACGGTGCAGGCCTTGCCATGGCAACCATGGACATCATCAAGCTTTACGGTGCTGAGCCAGCTAACTTCCTCGACGTTGGTGGCGGCGCTTCCAAGGAAAAGGTTACGGCTGCGTTCAAGATCATCACCGCTGATCCGGCTGTTCAGGGCATTCTGGTCAACATCTTCGGTGGGATCATGAAGTGCGACGTGATCGCCGAAGGCGTTATCGCTGCCGTTAAGGAAGTTGGCCTCAAGGTTCCTCTGGTTGTCCGTCTTGAAGGCACCAATGTTGAGCTTGGCAAGAAGATCATCAACGAGAGCGGCCTGAATGTTATTTCGGCTGACGATCTCGACGATGCGGCGCAGAAAATCGTCGCTGCAGTGAAGGGAAACTAA
- the mdh gene encoding malate dehydrogenase, protein MARNKIALIGSGMIGGTLAHLAGLKELGDVVLFDIAEGTPQGKGLDIAESSPVDGFDAKFTGANDYAAIEGADVVIVTAGVPRKPGMSRDDLLGINLKVMEQVGAGIKKYAPEAFVICITNPLDAMVWALQKFSGLPAHKVVGMAGVLDSARFRYFLSEEFNVSVEDVTAFVLGGHGDSMVPLARYSTVAGIPLPDLVKMGWTTQEKLDKIIQRTRDGGAEIVGLLKTGSAFYAPASSAIAMAESYLKDKKRVLPVAAQLTGQYGVKDMYVGVPTVIGANGVERIIEIDLDKSEQAEFEKSVASVAGLCEACVGIAPSLK, encoded by the coding sequence ATGGCACGCAACAAGATTGCCCTCATCGGCTCCGGTATGATCGGCGGCACGCTCGCTCATCTTGCTGGTCTGAAGGAACTCGGCGACGTCGTCCTTTTCGATATTGCGGAAGGTACTCCGCAGGGTAAGGGACTGGATATTGCAGAATCTTCACCGGTTGACGGTTTTGATGCGAAGTTCACCGGTGCAAACGACTATGCCGCAATCGAAGGCGCAGACGTTGTCATCGTCACCGCAGGCGTGCCGCGTAAGCCGGGCATGAGCCGCGATGATCTTCTGGGTATCAACCTGAAGGTCATGGAACAGGTCGGCGCAGGCATCAAGAAATACGCTCCTGAAGCTTTCGTTATCTGCATCACCAACCCGCTTGATGCGATGGTCTGGGCTTTGCAGAAGTTCTCCGGTCTGCCAGCGCACAAGGTTGTCGGCATGGCTGGCGTTCTCGATAGCGCCCGTTTCCGCTACTTCCTGTCGGAAGAATTCAACGTGTCGGTCGAAGACGTCACTGCATTCGTGCTTGGTGGCCACGGCGACTCTATGGTTCCGCTCGCTCGTTACTCGACCGTTGCCGGTATCCCGCTGCCAGACCTCGTCAAGATGGGCTGGACCACACAGGAAAAGCTCGACAAGATCATTCAGCGTACCCGTGATGGCGGTGCAGAAATCGTCGGCCTGCTCAAGACTGGTTCGGCTTTCTACGCACCTGCTTCTTCGGCAATCGCGATGGCTGAATCGTATCTCAAGGACAAGAAGCGCGTTCTGCCAGTCGCAGCACAGCTGACCGGTCAGTATGGCGTCAAGGACATGTATGTCGGCGTTCCAACCGTAATCGGCGCCAATGGCGTTGAACGTATTATCGAGATTGATCTCGATAAGAGCGAGCAGGCCGAGTTCGAAAAGTCGGTCGCTTCGGTTGCCGGTCTTTGTGAAGCTTGCGTCGGTATCGCTCCGTCACTGAAATAA
- the zapE gene encoding cell division protein ZapE, producing MSFDGNLKAFPSVREQYDALVRAGEVDSDPAQLELTARYDRLIEEICTKRLSRKSSALGWLFGKRKEIATVKGLYVHGEVGRGKTMLMDMFFQLLPVERKRRVHFNDFMADAHERINAHRQALKRGETKQEDPIPPVAEALAQQAWVLCFDEFTVTDIADAMILSRLFNALFAHGVVLIATSNVAPDNLYRDGLNRQLFLPFVDILKKHVDVINLDSRTDYRLEKLDRQPVYLTPLNSETTKRMDAAWTAHKDGQQEQPDVIHIKGRDIVVRQAVPGAARFTFDELCAQPLAANDYIAIVSRYQTLFIDDVPVLDLSRRNEAKRFILLIDVLYDHHARLFVSAEAQPEKLYQAKQGVEAFEFDRTASRLFEMQSAEYLDAFSEKSTG from the coding sequence ATGTCTTTCGACGGTAATCTGAAGGCGTTCCCATCGGTTCGCGAGCAATATGATGCGCTGGTCAGAGCTGGCGAGGTTGATTCCGATCCTGCACAGCTTGAGCTGACCGCGCGCTATGACCGGCTGATCGAGGAAATCTGCACCAAGCGTCTGTCGCGCAAATCGAGCGCGCTTGGCTGGCTGTTTGGCAAGCGCAAGGAAATTGCCACCGTCAAAGGGCTTTATGTTCACGGTGAAGTGGGCCGCGGCAAAACCATGCTGATGGATATGTTCTTTCAGCTTTTGCCGGTTGAACGTAAACGCCGTGTGCATTTCAATGATTTTATGGCGGATGCGCATGAGCGGATCAATGCGCATCGTCAGGCTTTGAAGCGGGGCGAAACCAAGCAGGAAGATCCGATACCACCCGTTGCGGAAGCCTTAGCGCAGCAGGCATGGGTGCTGTGCTTTGACGAATTTACCGTCACAGATATTGCCGATGCGATGATCCTGTCGCGCCTGTTCAATGCTCTGTTTGCCCATGGTGTGGTGCTGATTGCAACGTCTAACGTTGCGCCTGACAATCTCTATCGAGACGGACTGAACCGCCAGCTGTTTCTGCCATTCGTTGATATTCTGAAAAAGCATGTCGATGTGATCAATCTTGATTCCCGCACGGATTACCGACTGGAAAAGCTTGACCGTCAGCCGGTTTATCTGACGCCGCTCAATTCCGAGACCACTAAGCGTATGGATGCGGCCTGGACGGCCCATAAGGATGGTCAGCAAGAACAGCCAGACGTTATTCATATCAAGGGTCGCGATATTGTCGTTCGTCAGGCCGTACCGGGGGCCGCACGTTTCACCTTTGACGAGCTTTGCGCGCAGCCGCTTGCAGCCAATGATTATATCGCGATTGTTTCACGCTATCAGACGCTGTTCATTGACGATGTGCCGGTGCTTGATCTTTCACGCCGCAATGAGGCCAAGCGCTTCATTTTGCTGATTGACGTGCTTTATGATCATCACGCACGGCTTTTTGTTTCCGCCGAAGCGCAGCCTGAAAAGCTCTATCAGGCAAAACAAGGGGTGGAAGCCTTCGAGTTTGACCGCACAGCATCGCGCCTGTTTGAAATGCAGAGCGCGGAATATCTCGATGCATTTTCTGAAAAATCAACAGGCTGA
- a CDS encoding protease inhibitor Inh/omp19 family protein yields MGISKASLLSIAAAGAILAGCQSSRVGGFDNNMSPPPPAPLRSAPVSSVQSGNLDAPNSFPTAPATDMSQSEAGTQVASLPPESAPDLTPGKVAGVWNASLAGQQCKIATPQTKYGQGFRAGPLRCPGELGSLASWAVNGKQLSLYDANGGTVATLYSSGQGRFDGQTTSGQSVSLSR; encoded by the coding sequence ATGGGAATTTCAAAAGCAAGTTTGCTCAGCATTGCTGCAGCGGGTGCTATTCTGGCTGGTTGCCAGAGCTCGCGGGTTGGAGGCTTTGACAACAATATGTCGCCACCACCACCAGCGCCGCTGCGCTCTGCTCCTGTCAGTTCCGTACAGTCCGGCAATCTGGATGCTCCAAATTCGTTCCCGACTGCGCCTGCAACCGACATGTCGCAGTCAGAAGCTGGTACGCAGGTGGCAAGCCTTCCGCCCGAATCAGCGCCTGATCTGACACCGGGTAAGGTCGCTGGTGTATGGAATGCGTCACTTGCCGGTCAGCAGTGTAAGATTGCAACGCCGCAGACCAAATATGGTCAGGGTTTCCGCGCTGGTCCACTGCGCTGCCCGGGTGAACTGGGTAGCCTCGCCTCATGGGCAGTCAATGGCAAGCAGCTATCGCTCTATGACGCGAATGGCGGCACGGTCGCGACACTTTATTCGTCCGGTCAGGGTCGCTTCGATGGTCAGACCACAAGCGGACAGTCTGTTTCGCTGTCGCGCTGA